The Primulina eburnea isolate SZY01 chromosome 12, ASM2296580v1, whole genome shotgun sequence genome includes the window acggtGTTGTTTAGAAGAACCGTCGCAACGTTTTTTTTAACTACGATTTTTCaatgctacgacaacggtttttcaccgtcgttTTTAAACGTCTGCCACACCGTTATCTTTGAGCGCACCCTTTAACCACATGGCTTTTAACACCGGTTTTACAaaacctacgacaacggttttcaccgtcgtctttgatgtctacgacaacagttttgcaccgttgtctttgagcccACCATTTAACCACAGGAGCTTtaacaacatttttttttacCTACGACAAaagttaaaaaccgttgtctttcgccttttttcttgtagtgttagAAGTAAGAACTCAAATTGACATAACATCAGCAAACACTTCTCCAACAATTCCTTCCACATAATCTATCATCTACAAAACTCGACTGATATATCATTGTTCTTTTAATGCATTCTCATTCTTTTATCTGAACGGATGAGCGTGTGACTGATATGGAGAATCATTCAATACGGGGGGAAGTCTTCctaatttttaaagaaatttttaaacaaaaagtacACAAAATATAGCAgaatatataaaaaatgaaatataatatatatcacAAGTATCTAcacaatatttaatataaaaaatatacattaaattaaattttcccCTTATAATTAAACTATTACTGGTCATCTATATATTATTCCTCCAAGGGATGATGGCAGCAAACAAGAATCAAGATTCAAAAGTGGTTAGTAACTAGAAATGTATTTCTATCATTTTGTTCATAGTTACTAAATGTTATCATGCTTTCAAACACATATACAGAACTTGTGATCTTTAacatgaaaatataaatttaaatgcaAAACCCACTTATAATTGTGGAGATTTTGTTCTTAAAATTGTATGAAAATGTTTAGAACATACCATCAGTTCAAAATGTTGTCAGATTCACAACCTAAAGAAAACGGCAAAATTTGCTTGAATTTTTGGGTGTGTCTTTACCATTTAAAATGTTGAGTATTTACAGGGGTGAAAGTGGTTTCTATCCACTATTACCTCTCATTATCTCCATTATCTACCCACTGCTAGCCCCATGATTTTTTCCCGAAAATTCACTTAGGACGAAACATAAAGAGTGCTAGATTCGACAGGGTTGTATCCTAATTTAGCTGATAGGATCGAAGCTAAAATTTAGAGAGGGCGAATACATTTGGCCAGAAATTTATTTCGGTTGGGTTAGTAACAGTGAAACTTGGTTCTTATTAGTAGAGTTTTCAACAAATCAATCAGTTGACTACGATCCTTAATCACTTCTCAGACTGATTTACCAGATAGTAAAAGTTTTTTATTCTGATTGATAGACTACCGGTGAAGCTTAATCAATCTACCTAAAATAAGTTTATTAGCTAACAGCTAATATTAACCTTCACATTAGATTTATGCATCAGTTAAATTTGCCATCAATTAGGTTTTCGAGTTTAGTTTATCTCTAAAATTCAGTTTAGTAATGATTCTTTTTCCAATCACCAAACCAAAATGTTCCAACACTAGCCATCCATTATTAGCCCTGCTATTACTAGGGTAAATATCTCACCCgtgaattaaaattattaaatatgaatgtttaaataattactcaaaattattgatataatgaatatttttaattattatataatttttttatattatttgagaTCGTATTCAAATATGAATAGTAATCATGATATCAAATTCAATTATTTACTATTGTATTTGATATACTGATTGAATTAAACTATTTCtaataaaaagaataaaaaaagatcttaaaatatcaaatattatttgtctatcaaaattttaaaattagataattatttttgaacattttaaaaaatatttagttaGATTAAagttctaataataataataaaaataatattgatGTATAAACAATCAATATACAAAAAATTCATGATTATATTGTCCACTAACAAGTTGAAAAccataatattatataaaaatattatagtttatttaatattttagagAGTATGaagaattaaatatattaaaataacataaaatccaaaatagtaataaaaaataatgaaatgatACGATCAATATATACATTTAAGAGAACATTATTTAcactctatttttttaaaacacacTTCATATTTCTTTCTTGAATCTAAAATATCTAATATTTCatcaaatgattttttaaaatattgatataaatataaaaatgtattttatataattttcttttattaaatataagaAAACATTAAAAGTAATGAACACAAATTCTTGTAAGACCATCTCACGAGTCAATTTATGATACATATTATATATGATCAAACTCGTGAAAAAATtgctttatgtcaaaattattgtttttcacTCGAGAAAGATACTAAGTCGACTCATTCCATTAATATAGATttgtgaaactgtctcacataAAACctattcaaattaatttatttttctgcCTTAAGTAAATTTTCGTAAATATGTTGATAGACAATTTAATTATACTATTGATTTCTAACTTTTTAAGTATCataacaatttattataaaataatgattttgctagtatttttttctttaaaaatatattgtagtgacttttaagataatttttttcatttcaaaaattatttttatttttatttttattcataatattatatatttaatttaatgaatTAAAAACATAACTGTAAatacttaaatattttataatgatTATTGTGtgtattattataaatttaaatttctcaaataaataatttaatgaaTTAAAAACATAACTGTAAAtacttatatattttataattattgtgtgaattattataaatttaaatttctcaaataaatttgttttaGTGAAATAACAATATTTGCACtcttattttttaatatgaattattattttaattatatatataaatatattattatatttttgtttgatgctgtttcaaaataaatatatttaaataaataaatgaaaataatgaagaatattatcattttaaaaaaaataaagaaattaataagtattgtaataataaataaataaataaagtaaaACAAAATTGCGTAAAGAAAAAACGAGAGAATCGGTCAttgtagaaaaaaaaaaagaaaagaaaaagaacgtGAATTAGCGAGAGAAGAGAGGGAGAGGACTGAGGAGGCTGCTAGGGTTAGGAGGAGGAGAATTTTTCTTCCGAAAATTTGATCAAAGCTAGGATTCTCAAGGCGTTTTCGTTCCCGCGGTTTGCCATCTTGAGTTTTCTCCATCTAAGAAAACAAGGCAAGTGCTTTTTgaggttctttttttttttttttgtaattttttgctTATAGATGTCACAGCTAATTAGATTTTCTAGTAGATGTGCAATTTCTGATTTAAAGCACATACTATTGTGGCCTTGAAGTTCATTATACTGATTATTGAGCATAAGATTTTAGAAAGTTCTGATTGCATTAATTTTTCCTGAATAATATTGATTATGTCAAGATACTACATTGAATTATGTTGAattcattaaattaaataaaattgtaaCTTTTTATAAGCACCAGAGCAAATAACTCATAAAGAATGATGGATTTTAATACTACTCATCTAAAGGATTGTTGATGTTTATTTATTCTGGAGACTACTGGAACAAAAATTAACCTCATGcgcttaattatttaattccaCCATTGTGTTAGTTTACTTGAAACCTCAACACTTAGCACAATACTTACAACTACTATTTTTCATTCAACTGCAGAAGCTACAATGTCAGCCTTTGCTTCCATCGCCAAAACATTGAATAATCTGAAGGCTTACAATTCAACTCCACAGCTCTTCAGATTCACTAGCATTCGAACCCTCCTGCTGCAGTCGGCTTCCGAGTCCGTGAAATTGCAGAAATttactgattctgattctggtaagatttttaatctGTTGTTATTTGAACGTTGGTTATGGATCAATGAATCCAAGTTCGACAATGAATTATTTGCCTATCGGTTTTATACCCTTAAAGCTATGAAttgcattttaattaaatacaaaTATCAATTGAAATTAAACCCAGTGCCGAAAATATGTGGCTGAATTAGTAGGGTTTTTCCAATAAAATAGATTTGTGACTGAATTAACATTAAAATGAATTTTATATTATGTATAGATATATGGGCTTTAGCACTTGATCATTAAGATTTTCAAGTGTTTTTAAAATGTTGGTTCCTAATTTTCTTTTTGAAGTCAATTTCTACCAGATTTAATGGACCAAATCGTGAGTTTAGCTGATGTAGCAGGATTTCTTTCTCAGAAAATTGTGGACTGTAACTTTGAGAGAATGAAGTTTGAACTTTTTAGTCAACAAATTGAGCTAAAGTGAGCTTTTGACTATCAATGGTCAACATCATCAAATTGCTTGATTCACTTTCTGTCTGTAGTTTTCTCGCTGCTTTGTTTCTAGTCGCAATACCAAAACAAAGAGGCTCAATCGCTTGCAAAGAAGGCAATTGAATTCAAGAAGAAATTTAAAAAGGGataatacttttttttttttctggatAAGTCAAATTAAGATTTCAGGAAATCCTGCAAGTTTGAGAGTTGGCTATCAGTTCCGGGAATTACGATGAATGCAATGGAAATAAACCTTATATATAAATGTTTGACCACTTTCTGTTCGGAGGGGCGCCGGTGGTTGCAAGGGGTAGAACTTTGCCAAGAATCCTTATATGTAAAGTATGACGGATGTTCGTTATATGTATCAGACAGATATTTTGGATCTTTTGTTTGGGCTGCTATGTTGTGTTGCTACAGTCTCAAAGCAGCCGTTGCTTACAGGAATTTTTGAGCTTACTTTGGAGAGGCCTGAAACAAAAAATGCAATTGGAAGGGATATGCTGAAGAGATTGGAGCATACATTTGAAGCTGTAAATAAAGATAATACAGCCAAAGTGTTGATGATCAGCAGTTCAGTTCCCAAAGTGTTTTGTGCTGGTGCTGATTTGAAGGTTAAAATGCCACTTGAAATATAAATTATGAGTGCCATCAGCCATTCAATCATAAACCATGTCATCTTTCTTGAACTTTATAAACAAGATGGATAAAAATGAACCAAACATTTAATGTTTAGTGAAATGATTTTATATGCCGAAAGAAATGTTAAAAGAATGGACAGCTTTTTGTACTGTACAATTGGTTCACTAGTTCGAAAGGTGGTCCAGCCATATGTAAATGATTGATCCATAGCATCATAATTATGGAACAACCACCCATTTTGAAATATTCCTTGTGAATGGAAACAAAGATTTGGCTTAGAGGTGACAAGGAAGGTTTTTGAATGTTTACCATAAAAAATAGTAGTTGTCAGTTATTGTGATAAGTATTGAGGTTTCAAATAAACTTCCACCATAGTGGCATCAAATAATTAAGCACATGAAGTTAAGTTTATTCCTGTAGTCTCCAGAATAAATGAACGTTGACAATCCTTTAGATGAGTAGTATTAAAGTCTCATTCTTTATCCTGAGTTATTGCTGGTATTTTTTGTCCGAGTGTCCGGATTTGCTCCCAAGTCACGTGCTGTGAGGTCTGCGAGGTGATAGCACAGTAGTAAACTATGGATATGACTTGTAGGATGACCCACTCTTAACCTGGGACCATAAGATTCTAAATGATTCCTAGAAGTTTGTTGGTAGGATGCTGATATGATCATAATAGTTCATATTTTTGTTATCAAATTTCTCATTGTTTTCACTTCCGACGTGTTTAGTTGATACGCTTTTGTGTTATTTTGTTGTAGAAGGAAGTTTTATTGTCTTAGAATAAATTTGGGCTAGAAAAGTGATTTTTTTCACATTTGAAGCTGCGAAATAAGGACAAAAACAGAAGAAGTCCTGGAACAAGGTGTGGCCACGCCTTGTGACTGCTTCGCGGTTGTCTTGTGACTGCATATAGAGCTCGAAAATTCTGATGATAATACTATATTTTAAGAGTCCCGTTTGTTATATTTAATTCATCGAAGACTTTTGGAGAGAGATTTTTTATCGAGATAAGAAAAAATTTGGTAGAGTTTTGTTCCATAAAACTCTAGTTCCTTATTGATAAACCTAATCTCTTCCTATTATTATAGGTTTTATTCTAGTTTTTGTTTTTATCTTTAGAATTCTCTATTCTTCATATTCTCTCTTCAACGTGGAAAACAAGAAATTTCTCATCTTCTCTCCACAATTCTAGGCTTAGTTTTTATTTCTGATTCAAGGAATATTTCAACTATTACAATTTTATCATTGTGAGATTTTTGcgctttaatttaatattcttgATTTGTCCAAGTATTTGTTGGTTTATGATTTATTCATATGAAAGTTGTATGTTGATTTAATCTGATAATtttatttgatatataattttctacagctatccatgaattcagtgatccgtaattgtcatgaacaaTTGATACATGAGTAGCACTAGATTAGGTGTGTTGTGTTATCATAGCATATTTACTCTAAATAAATCGATGAAACTAAATTTATCAATTGCAACCATCTCGATTAGATTTTAGGGTTTACTGTTTTCACAAAgcgaaaatgctatttttaatcaATATGGAACACTATTGTGTCCAATTGattattgataagttttgactggatgctaggtttggtcaattaaattaggaaaatacaaggattttagcggctatccctataattctaaaGTAAATTGCTTGTAACTATATGGATAaatgataaataatatgttAACCGATAATCAGTGATACAATTGAATAATGTGAATTCTTTGAATCAAAGTttgataatattaaatttaacatttcatagTTATTCCTCTTGATTGTTTATTTTTTCTTGCAAGCTAAAGCTGTtgtagtattttatttatttctaataaaaaaaatcccCCCTTCATTTgttttttcttgaaacaaaTAAATCTCCCGTTCCCTTTTGATTCGACTATATTCACCATTACACTCATTTTATTTAGAGAGTAGAAATTTAAGTTTGATGACTCAACGATAGCAAACCAAATGCTAATGTGTCCGTGTAGGTCACAATTGTCGATTTTCTCTTAACTGCTCATGATGCTAATTTTAAACACCAACCCATAAGTCActaaattttctttttctttcattAGTATGTAAGAAACTTGATTTTTTTCCATCACGGTATCAAAAATGAGCCTTGTACGCAAAAAAGAACCACTACATTTTGAGTTCATTATTTCTACTGTTGTCGCCAATCCTTACCGATATTGATACTAGTATTAATAGCACGACAAAATTCAAGTTTTATGACTTAGTTGATTGTCAGACATACAGCACAAGTACCTCTGGAACCGTGCCAGTGACTCCTTTCATATCATCCTATGGGCGTCTGTCGTAAAACTCTTATTGTTCTATGTGAGAGTTAGTACAGAGCTTCATATTTCTTTGTATGTCTCGTGACGTTTACTTCAACTGTCATTGTATGGTTAAATATGGTGGGGCCCATTTCTCCCGCATATGTTTACTCTCTCCATATATTTGTCTGTTCTTGTATGTTGAATGACTTTACTTGCCCTTAGATGTGGTCTTATGCTTTTAAATGGCTTCATTGTTTTTTCTCTTTTGTCTCTGTATTTGGTTCACTTTCTTGACTTGTTTTCAATGATGATGGGTTTGCAGGAAAGAAAAACTATGAGTTCATCTGAAATAAAGGATTTTGTACGCAGGCTACGCTCAACATTTTCTCTTTTGGAGGTATATACCTGTACTTAATCCTTTGTGGTGAGTTATGCTTCGTATTTATATATAGACACATTGAATGCCTTCTAGCCACTTGGATCTTAGAATGACATTTGAGTTTTTGCCTTGCCTTCTTGAAACTTCTGAGTTTAGAGATGACTATTCTCAGGAACTGAATGTGCCTACAATAGCTGTCATTGAAGGTGCAGCTTTGGGGGGTGGGCTGGAAATGGCATTATCATGTGATCTTCGGATATGTGGTTAGAAGCATCTTCTTAGTCGAGCATACTTGATCTTTTCCGGGCTGAAGTGTTTCTAACTCGGAGTTGTTGATAAATATGATAGTGGAAGATACAGTGTTGGGACTACCAGAAACAGGACTTGCCATTATACCCGGGTGTGCCATTGCCCTGACTCATGCTCTCCCATTTTTTTAAAGAACAATCTCTCTCGTTTTATGCTAATATCTTTTCTACATTCTATCTTATAGTGATATGAATGTTTCCCATGAAGAGCTAATACTGAATTATCAATTAGGATAGTTTTGTTTAATATTACACTACACACAGATGTTCACATGAAAACATTGTTGAGTTTTGCATTTAAAATACCCTCTCTAGTATGGTGATTACAGAGATGTGCATTCGAGGCTCATCTAATTAATAAAAATGTAACATATTTCAGGGCTGGAGGAACACAACGACTCTCTAGATTGGTTGGAAAATCAATCGCGAAGGATCTTATTTTTACTGGCCGAAAGATTACTGGCAGGGATGCTGTTTCCATCGGTTTGTGTTACTGGAGTTTCTATGCTCTGTATTTTTCTTCAAGATGCGAAATCTGAGATCGTGCACTGAACTCTTTAACAAATTCCCTCGTTCCCGCATGATGAAGttgaaaaaatttaatttggtGCGACTGCTAATCCATAGGAGTAAGGAAAAAGAGAAGATGTTGAAATCTGATTCCAGCATTGGTCCCTTGAAGTTGATAGAATGCCTTCTCAAATTTCTTTAACGTACTGCTAGCTGATGGCTCTTCATCTACTTGTTTTCTTCCTCCTACTTTTACTACAATACCCGCTTCTTAGGGTGGCACTTTAGTACTAGTATCTGGTTAGTTCTTTTGGAACTTGGAAAATAAAGATGATTAATGCTAAATGTAGTTTCTTCACAGGACTTGTCAATTACTGTGTCTCTTCTGGCGAAGCTCGTTTAAAGGCTCTTGGAATTGCTCGGGATATAATTCAGAAGGTAATTTACTCTAGCCAgattttactttatttttttatagagAAGAAATATTACATTACCAGACTTTGGCCCAAATCTTTTTCGTCAATGGGATCGGCCTAAAGATTCTTCTGCAACtcattttaaagtaaatcataTGGCAAAGAATGAGTTTGGCACAAGGACGTTTGTCATGGCACTGACATCTTGCATAGGTGTGGTGTAGTGCCTGCATTTCTGTCATTCTTTCCCTCTTTAGCTACACTTTACTTTTTGAATATGGACCTCAATTCTTTCTCAAGGAGCATATTGCTTCAGTATAACGTCTTCTCAACCCTGACCGAGAGGAACGCCGCTGCCTGTGCGCTCATCCTTCATGATGTATAAATTTTGCTGGACAGAATATTTTTTGGTTTATTCTTTGAATT containing:
- the LOC140807711 gene encoding probable enoyl-CoA hydratase 2, mitochondrial, translating into MSAFASIAKTLNNLKAYNSTPQLFRFTSIRTLLLQSASESVKLQKFTDSDSGIFELTLERPETKNAIGRDMLKRLEHTFEAVNKDNTAKVLMISSSVPKVFCAGADLKERKTMSSSEIKDFVRRLRSTFSLLEELNVPTIAVIEGAALGGGLEMALSCDLRICVEDTVLGLPETGLAIIPGAGGTQRLSRLVGKSIAKDLIFTGRKITGRDAVSIGLVNYCVSSGEARLKALGIARDIIQKGPLAIRMAKRAINGGIEVDMVSALELEENCYERLLHTKDRLEGLAAFAERRKPVYTGE